One window of Catharus ustulatus isolate bCatUst1 chromosome 3, bCatUst1.pri.v2, whole genome shotgun sequence genomic DNA carries:
- the TRERF1 gene encoding transcriptional-regulating factor 1 isoform X5, translating into MGDQQLYKTNHTANNNENLYYEQHQMNSLPPLNHSYGTSVLDAPQASPLSPPFPQDSRDSIALPVGSKSLGSMDTPRQTSWTHSGSGNHVPARNSLNNQSAMWSPLGQGESHDGYQYSYPQPSENRSQKITSGALHKLDSFTQVFANQNLRIQVSNMAQVLHTESSMVDNSGDSALRQLLSQKPAVEQQPVTSTVQRYQPLPQQTHQNFASTQQKQQMQVMQHQQLYYDYQQHLSQMQMHSAFQQGQAHVPQMQSQQLLPQQMQHLQQPQYYAQPQQGHQRLSIQEMQQQQPARQQRQCPVQIAQYYQTQPVMQQLQQQQQQMQLPLPPYHREPDPKTMHEPHQYSQDPSHPVQLIQLGAVPQYCFQDPHEQYRHLYPQSLLQQQQQDQQKQYLSESRVPSLNSHIGLTPPETAEDPARQDMNSVGNAVPHRTLLPPSGVHLNNKSSQQDSPSTTWPQETSKKPHPGAVKLEENFKPLQDKKKYRHRPEPLFIPPPSFNLSMSHSGATLYQSQLRSPRVLGDHLLDRTHELPPYTPPPMLSPVRQGSGLFSSVLTSSHSTAHAQLPLTPLTPTPRVLLCRSNSIDGSVIPVTPGPGEQTVEPRINIGSRFQADIPELQDRLLMEKDVHKATLVWKPWPELENKVFQQRVEDLLNMSCSSVLPGGGTNSEYALHSLFEAKGDIMVALEKLLLRKPVRLKCHPLSNYHYAGSDKWTHQERRLFKEALSTYSKDFIFVQKMVKSKTVAQCVEYYYTWKKILRLGRKHRTRLEKRRDECLTSGEEEVLEEDEEIEEDRKEEREMQKSPDPPAISLVGPIDLPAVQGLSLSSSSFICEMPNCGAVFSSRQALNGHARIHGGTNQVTKTRCTIPGTKQKSGTQSGYCSIKSSPAHSTTSGETDPTTIFPCKECGRVFFKIKSRNAHMKTHRQQEEQQRQKAQKAAVAAEMAATIARTTGPAGHSLIPLDHMSLVKHVENVGDIDDDVVPDLGDVMEENEVMDADLLLDDEDPDLLQDDAEL; encoded by the exons ATGGGGGACCAGCAATTGTATAAAACTAACCATACTGCCAACAACAATGAGAACTTGTACTACGAACAACACCAAATGAACTCCCTTCCACCTCTAAACCATAGCTATGGGACATCTGTTCTGGATGCTCCCCAGGCgtcccccctctcccctccattTCCCCAAGATTCAAGGGACAGTATAGCTTTGCCTGTAGGTTCAAAAAGTCTTGGGTCGATGGATACACCTAGACAAACCAGTTGGACACATTCTGGCTCAGGAAACCACGTCCCAGCGAGGAACAGTTTGAATAATCAAAGCGCAATGTGGAGCCCCCTCGGGCAGGGGGAGTCCCATGACGGATACCAATATTCTTACCCTCAACCCAGTGAAAACCGTTCGCAAAAAATTACCAGTGGGGCCCTGCACAAATTGGACTCCTTTACACAAGTATTTGCTAACCAAAATCTGAGAATTCAAGTCAGCAACATGGCTCAGGTTCTGCACACCGAGTCTTCGATGGTGGATAATTCTGGTGACAGTGCGCTCAggcagctgctgtcccagaAGCCGGCTGTTGAGCAACAGCCCGTAACTTCCACCGTGCAAAGATACCAACCACTGCCACAGCAAACACACCAGAATTTTGCAAGCACACAGCAAAAGCAACAAATGCAAGTCATGCAGCACCAACAGTTGTACTATGACTACCAGCAGCACTTATCACAGATGCAGATGCATTCTGCgttccagcagggacaggcgcACGTTCCGCAAATGcagtcccagcagctcctgccgcAACAGATGCAGCACTTGCAGCAGCCTCAGTACTAcgctcagccccagcagggacaccagcGCCTCTCGATCcaggagatgcagcagcagcagccagctcgGCAGCAGCGGCAGTGTCCGGTGCAGATCGCTCAGTATTACCAAACACAACCTGTCATGCAGCagttacagcagcagcagcagcagatgcaaTTGCCGCTCCCTCCGTATCACAGGGAACCCGATCCAAAGACTATGCATGAACCACACCAGTACTCTCAGGATCCCAGTCATCCTGTGCAGCTTatccagctgggagcagtgccTCAGTATTGCTTCCAGGATCCCCACGAACAGTACAGGCACTTGTACCCCCAGAGcttactgcagcagcagcagcaggatcagcagAAGCAATACCTGAGTGAGAGCAGAGTGCCATCCCTGAACTCCCACATTGGCCTCACTCCACCAGAGACCGCCGAGGATCCCGCGCGGCAGGACATGAATTCTGTAGGTAACGCTGTCCCTCATCGAACTCTTTTGCCGCCCTCGGGAGTTCATCTGAACAACAAAAGCTCTCAGCAGGACTCGCCCAGCACCACGTGGCCTCAG GAAACTAGCAAAAAACCTCATCCAGGTGCTGTAAAATTGGAAGAAAACTTCAAGCCGTTGCAGGACAAGAAGAAGTACCGGCACAGACCCGAACCTCTCTTcatccctcctccttccttcaaCCTCAGCATGTCCCACTCGGGTGCCACCCTGTACCAGAGCCAGCTTCGCTCTCCTCGTGTCCTGGGCGATCACCTGCTGGACCGGACGCACGAGCTGCCCCCCTACACTCCACCACCGATGCTCAGCCCCGTCCGGCAGGGCTCGGGTCTCTTCAGCAGCGTTCTCACTTCttctcacagcacagcacacgCTCAGCTGCCACTTACTCCACTGACACCCACTCCACGGGTGCTCCTGTGTCGGTCTA ATAGTATTGATGGAAGTGTCATTCCAGTGACGCCTGGGCCTGGAGAACAGACTGTTGAACC GCGAATCAATATTGGGTCCCGGTTCCAGGCTGAcattcctgagctgcaggacagaTTGCTAATGGAGAAAGATGTGCACAAGGCTACTTTGGTTTGGAAACCGTGGCCAGAACTGGAGAACAAAGTCTTCCAACAAAGAG TGGAAGACCTTTTAAATATGAGCTGTTCCAGTGTGTTACCTGGTGGAGGAACTAACTCAGAATACGCTTTGCACTCTCTCTTTGAAGCAAAAGGAGATATTATG GTTGCTCttgaaaagctgctgttgaGAAAGCCAGTGAGATTGAAGTGTCATCCTTTGTCAAATTACCATTATGCCG GCTCTGACAAATGGACACATCAAGAAAGGAGACTATTCAAAGAGGCACTGTCCACCTACAGCAAAGATTTCATATTTGTACAGAAAATG GTTAAGTCCAAGACAGTTGCACAATGTGTGGAATACTACTATACCTGGAAGAAAATCTTGCGTTTGGGACGGAAACACAGAACGCGTTTAGAGAAGAGAAGAGATGAATGCTTG ACAAGTGGAGAAGAGGAAGTGTTAGAGGAAGATGAGGAGATtgaagaagacagaaaggaagaaagggaaatgcagaaatcaCCTGATCCACCAGCAATCTCTCTTGTTGGACCTATAGATCTACCTGCCGTTCAGGGTCTTTCACTGTCTTCATCCTCCTTCATCTGTGAAATGCCAAACTGTGGCGCT GTGTTCAGTTCCCGCCAGGCGCTGAACGGCCACGCTCGCATTCACGGAGGTACGAACCAGGTGACGAAAACACGCTGCACAATTCCTGGCACTAAGCAGAAATCTGGTACGCAGAGCGGATACTGCTCCATCAAGAGCTCACCCGCCCACAGCACAACAAGCGGCGAGACCGACCCGACGACAATTTTTCCTTGCAAGGAGTGTGGCAG ggtctttttcaaaatcaaaagcCGCAATGCTCATATGAAGACTCACAGACAACAAGAAGAACAGCAAAGGCAGAAGGCTCAGaaagctgctgtggcagcagaaatGGCAGCCACTATTGCAAGAACTACTGGGCCGGCTGGGCATAGTTTGATCCCCCTGGATCACATGAGTTTGGTTAAACACGTTGAAAACGTTGGTGACATTGATGATGATGTCGTTCCGGATCTGGGTGATGTCATGGAAGAGAATGAAGTCATGGATGCTGACCTCTTACTGGATGATGAAGATCCAGATCTACTGCAGGATGATGCTGAGTTGTAA
- the TRERF1 gene encoding transcriptional-regulating factor 1 isoform X2, which produces MGDQQLYKTNHTANNNENLYYEQHQMNSLPPLNHSYGTSVLDAPQASPLSPPFPQDSRDSIALPVGSKSLGSMDTPRQTSWTHSGSGNHVPARNSLNNQSAMWSPLGQGESHDGYQYSYPQPSENRSQKITSGALHKLDSFTQVFANQNLRIQVSNMAQVLHTESSMVDNSGDSALRQLLSQKPAVEQQPVTSTVQRYQPLPQQTHQNFASTQQKQQMQVMQHQQLYYDYQQHLSQMQMHSAFQQGQAHVPQMQSQQLLPQQMQHLQQPQYYAQPQQGHQRLSIQEMQQQQPARQQRQCPVQIAQYYQTQPVMQQLQQQQQQMQLPLPPYHREPDPKTMHEPHQYSQDPSHPVQLIQLGAVPQYCFQDPHEQYRHLYPQSLLQQQQQDQQKQYLSESRVPSLNSHIGLTPPETAEDPARQDMNSVGNAVPHRTLLPPSGVHLNNKSSQQDSPSTTWPQVQLSDGRLQPLSPEQSGQNRETLPERADAKNKLMCSICLKEFKSLPALNGHMRSHGGVRASPNFKQDEGEKPPQQPLSKEVDGLAPIVMPVSVPVKLLSPEPSTQPSASTATVTDKPASSVSDDEMPVLVKMTYSPPCSPKVANPCSSSETSKKPHPGAVKLEENFKPLQDKKKYRHRPEPLFIPPPSFNLSMSHSGATLYQSQLRSPRVLGDHLLDRTHELPPYTPPPMLSPVRQGSGLFSSVLTSSHSTAHAQLPLTPLTPTPRVLLCRSNSIDGSVIPVTPGPGEQTVEPRINIGSRFQADIPELQDRLLMEKDVHKATLVWKPWPELENKVFQQRVEDLLNMSCSSVLPGGGTNSEYALHSLFEAKGDIMVALEKLLLRKPVRLKCHPLSNYHYAGSDKWTHQERRLFKEALSTYSKDFIFVQKMVKSKTVAQCVEYYYTWKKILRLGRKHRTRLEKRRDECLTSGEEEVLEEDEEIEEDRKEEREMQKSPDPPAISLVGPIDLPAVQGLSLSSSSFICEMPNCGAVFSSRQALNGHARIHGGTNQVTKTRCTIPGTKQKSGTQSGYCSIKSSPAHSTTSGETDPTTIFPCKECGRVFFKIKSRNAHMKTHRQQEEQQRQKAQKAAVAAEMAATIARTTGPAGHSLIPLDHMSLVKHVENVGDIDDDVVPDLGDVMEENEVMDADLLLDDEDPDLLQDDAEL; this is translated from the exons ATGGGGGACCAGCAATTGTATAAAACTAACCATACTGCCAACAACAATGAGAACTTGTACTACGAACAACACCAAATGAACTCCCTTCCACCTCTAAACCATAGCTATGGGACATCTGTTCTGGATGCTCCCCAGGCgtcccccctctcccctccattTCCCCAAGATTCAAGGGACAGTATAGCTTTGCCTGTAGGTTCAAAAAGTCTTGGGTCGATGGATACACCTAGACAAACCAGTTGGACACATTCTGGCTCAGGAAACCACGTCCCAGCGAGGAACAGTTTGAATAATCAAAGCGCAATGTGGAGCCCCCTCGGGCAGGGGGAGTCCCATGACGGATACCAATATTCTTACCCTCAACCCAGTGAAAACCGTTCGCAAAAAATTACCAGTGGGGCCCTGCACAAATTGGACTCCTTTACACAAGTATTTGCTAACCAAAATCTGAGAATTCAAGTCAGCAACATGGCTCAGGTTCTGCACACCGAGTCTTCGATGGTGGATAATTCTGGTGACAGTGCGCTCAggcagctgctgtcccagaAGCCGGCTGTTGAGCAACAGCCCGTAACTTCCACCGTGCAAAGATACCAACCACTGCCACAGCAAACACACCAGAATTTTGCAAGCACACAGCAAAAGCAACAAATGCAAGTCATGCAGCACCAACAGTTGTACTATGACTACCAGCAGCACTTATCACAGATGCAGATGCATTCTGCgttccagcagggacaggcgcACGTTCCGCAAATGcagtcccagcagctcctgccgcAACAGATGCAGCACTTGCAGCAGCCTCAGTACTAcgctcagccccagcagggacaccagcGCCTCTCGATCcaggagatgcagcagcagcagccagctcgGCAGCAGCGGCAGTGTCCGGTGCAGATCGCTCAGTATTACCAAACACAACCTGTCATGCAGCagttacagcagcagcagcagcagatgcaaTTGCCGCTCCCTCCGTATCACAGGGAACCCGATCCAAAGACTATGCATGAACCACACCAGTACTCTCAGGATCCCAGTCATCCTGTGCAGCTTatccagctgggagcagtgccTCAGTATTGCTTCCAGGATCCCCACGAACAGTACAGGCACTTGTACCCCCAGAGcttactgcagcagcagcagcaggatcagcagAAGCAATACCTGAGTGAGAGCAGAGTGCCATCCCTGAACTCCCACATTGGCCTCACTCCACCAGAGACCGCCGAGGATCCCGCGCGGCAGGACATGAATTCTGTAGGTAACGCTGTCCCTCATCGAACTCTTTTGCCGCCCTCGGGAGTTCATCTGAACAACAAAAGCTCTCAGCAGGACTCGCCCAGCACCACGTGGCCTCAG GTGCAACTGTCAGATGGCAGACTGCAGCCACTGTCCCCAGaacaaag tggCCAGAACAGAGAAACACTTCCTGAGAGAGCTGATGCGAAGAACAAGCTAATGTGTTCAATATGCTTGAAGGAGTTTAAGAGTTTGCCTGCTTTAAATGGTCACATGAGGTCACACGGAGGAGTAAGAGCATCTCCTAACTTCAAACAG GATGAAGGAGAGAAACCACCCCAGCAGCCGCTGTCTAAAGAGGTGGATGGCCTCGCGCCCATCGTCATGCCAGTGTCTGTCCCTGTAAAGCTTCTGTCACCTGAGCCCAGCACGCAgccctctgccagcactgccacagtCACAGACAAgcctgccagctctgtgtcagATGACGAGATGCCCGTTCTCGTGAAGATGACTTACTCTCCACCGTGCAGTCCAAAAGTGGCCAACCCCTGCTCATCCTCT GAAACTAGCAAAAAACCTCATCCAGGTGCTGTAAAATTGGAAGAAAACTTCAAGCCGTTGCAGGACAAGAAGAAGTACCGGCACAGACCCGAACCTCTCTTcatccctcctccttccttcaaCCTCAGCATGTCCCACTCGGGTGCCACCCTGTACCAGAGCCAGCTTCGCTCTCCTCGTGTCCTGGGCGATCACCTGCTGGACCGGACGCACGAGCTGCCCCCCTACACTCCACCACCGATGCTCAGCCCCGTCCGGCAGGGCTCGGGTCTCTTCAGCAGCGTTCTCACTTCttctcacagcacagcacacgCTCAGCTGCCACTTACTCCACTGACACCCACTCCACGGGTGCTCCTGTGTCGGTCTA ATAGTATTGATGGAAGTGTCATTCCAGTGACGCCTGGGCCTGGAGAACAGACTGTTGAACC GCGAATCAATATTGGGTCCCGGTTCCAGGCTGAcattcctgagctgcaggacagaTTGCTAATGGAGAAAGATGTGCACAAGGCTACTTTGGTTTGGAAACCGTGGCCAGAACTGGAGAACAAAGTCTTCCAACAAAGAG TGGAAGACCTTTTAAATATGAGCTGTTCCAGTGTGTTACCTGGTGGAGGAACTAACTCAGAATACGCTTTGCACTCTCTCTTTGAAGCAAAAGGAGATATTATG GTTGCTCttgaaaagctgctgttgaGAAAGCCAGTGAGATTGAAGTGTCATCCTTTGTCAAATTACCATTATGCCG GCTCTGACAAATGGACACATCAAGAAAGGAGACTATTCAAAGAGGCACTGTCCACCTACAGCAAAGATTTCATATTTGTACAGAAAATG GTTAAGTCCAAGACAGTTGCACAATGTGTGGAATACTACTATACCTGGAAGAAAATCTTGCGTTTGGGACGGAAACACAGAACGCGTTTAGAGAAGAGAAGAGATGAATGCTTG ACAAGTGGAGAAGAGGAAGTGTTAGAGGAAGATGAGGAGATtgaagaagacagaaaggaagaaagggaaatgcagaaatcaCCTGATCCACCAGCAATCTCTCTTGTTGGACCTATAGATCTACCTGCCGTTCAGGGTCTTTCACTGTCTTCATCCTCCTTCATCTGTGAAATGCCAAACTGTGGCGCT GTGTTCAGTTCCCGCCAGGCGCTGAACGGCCACGCTCGCATTCACGGAGGTACGAACCAGGTGACGAAAACACGCTGCACAATTCCTGGCACTAAGCAGAAATCTGGTACGCAGAGCGGATACTGCTCCATCAAGAGCTCACCCGCCCACAGCACAACAAGCGGCGAGACCGACCCGACGACAATTTTTCCTTGCAAGGAGTGTGGCAG ggtctttttcaaaatcaaaagcCGCAATGCTCATATGAAGACTCACAGACAACAAGAAGAACAGCAAAGGCAGAAGGCTCAGaaagctgctgtggcagcagaaatGGCAGCCACTATTGCAAGAACTACTGGGCCGGCTGGGCATAGTTTGATCCCCCTGGATCACATGAGTTTGGTTAAACACGTTGAAAACGTTGGTGACATTGATGATGATGTCGTTCCGGATCTGGGTGATGTCATGGAAGAGAATGAAGTCATGGATGCTGACCTCTTACTGGATGATGAAGATCCAGATCTACTGCAGGATGATGCTGAGTTGTAA